Proteins encoded together in one Polaribacter reichenbachii window:
- a CDS encoding alpha/beta fold hydrolase: protein MLNYYSYPHKTAKEWVTFVHGAGGSSSIWYKQVRDFKKHFNVLILDLRGHGNSKPKLKDTFNPKYTFDSITADIVEVIDHLKIEKSHFVGISLGTILIRNLAEKKPALVQSMIMGGAIIKMNFRSQVLMKVGNIFKSVVPYMLLYKLFAFIIMPKKNHKNSRLLFVNEAKKLYQKEFLRWFKLTSEINPLLRFFRAKDIKIPTLYIMGAEDHLFLPSIENIVKLHKKASLFVIDNCGHVVNVEQPDTFNNQTIGFITSLKV from the coding sequence TTGTTAAATTACTACTCATATCCTCATAAAACCGCTAAAGAATGGGTAACTTTTGTTCATGGAGCAGGAGGTAGCAGTTCTATTTGGTATAAACAAGTTCGCGATTTTAAGAAGCATTTTAATGTTTTAATTTTAGATTTAAGAGGTCATGGAAACAGTAAACCTAAACTAAAAGACACTTTTAACCCTAAATATACTTTCGATTCTATAACTGCAGATATTGTTGAGGTAATAGATCATTTAAAAATAGAAAAATCTCATTTTGTTGGTATTTCTTTGGGTACAATTCTAATAAGAAATTTAGCAGAAAAAAAGCCAGCATTAGTACAAAGTATGATAATGGGTGGTGCAATTATAAAAATGAATTTCCGCTCTCAAGTTTTAATGAAGGTTGGTAATATTTTTAAATCTGTGGTGCCTTATATGTTGTTGTATAAGCTTTTTGCTTTTATAATTATGCCTAAAAAAAATCATAAAAACTCAAGGTTGCTTTTTGTAAACGAAGCAAAAAAATTATATCAAAAAGAGTTTTTACGTTGGTTTAAGTTAACATCAGAAATAAACCCATTATTGCGTTTTTTTAGAGCAAAAGATATAAAAATACCTACTTTATATATTATGGGTGCAGAAGATCATTTGTTTTTACCTTCTATAGAAAATATTGTAAAACTACATAAAAAAGCATCGCTTTTTGTAATTGATAATTGTGGTCATGTGGTAAATGTTGAGCAACCAGACACTTTTAATAACCAAACAATTGGTTTTATAACTTCTTTAAAAGTATAG
- a CDS encoding sugar kinase, with protein sequence MNQIITFGEVLMRISPRGNKKFIQSNNVEFYFGGTEVNVGISIANFGGDVKHISCISDDFIGDTAISYLRKFDVSTSAIVRSKRPLGVYFLEVGAVMRPSSISYNRSHSSFSEIQPEMVDWENALKKGKWFHWTGITPALNKGSKETLLEGLKLARAKGMQVSADPTYRSGLWKYGEDPKEVLTELVHYSTIFIGGVNEINELLGTNYSFSNEDFIEASKQLMEKFPSIEKVFDKIRTSINSSWHKIRARMWNGKEFKETQDLDITHIIDRIGTGDAYAAGIIHGLQKFDDYKAMEFGSAACAIKHTYMGDVNYATESDVINILEGDTTGRLKR encoded by the coding sequence ATGAATCAGATAATTACATTTGGAGAAGTATTAATGAGAATTTCTCCTCGTGGAAATAAAAAGTTTATTCAATCTAATAACGTTGAGTTTTATTTTGGAGGTACAGAAGTAAATGTTGGTATTTCTATTGCTAATTTTGGTGGAGATGTAAAACATATTTCTTGTATTTCTGATGATTTTATTGGAGACACTGCTATTTCTTATTTAAGAAAATTCGATGTAAGTACGTCTGCAATTGTACGCTCTAAAAGACCTTTAGGTGTTTACTTTTTAGAAGTTGGTGCAGTCATGAGACCAAGTTCTATTTCTTATAACAGATCTCATTCTTCTTTTTCTGAAATTCAACCAGAAATGGTAGATTGGGAAAATGCCTTAAAAAAAGGAAAATGGTTTCATTGGACAGGGATTACACCTGCTTTAAATAAAGGAAGTAAAGAGACTTTATTAGAAGGATTAAAATTAGCTAGAGCAAAAGGAATGCAAGTTTCTGCAGATCCTACTTATAGAAGCGGACTTTGGAAATATGGTGAAGATCCAAAAGAAGTTTTAACAGAATTGGTACATTATTCTACTATTTTTATTGGAGGTGTTAATGAAATTAATGAACTTTTAGGTACAAATTATTCGTTTTCTAACGAAGATTTTATTGAGGCAAGTAAACAATTAATGGAGAAATTTCCATCCATAGAAAAAGTTTTTGATAAAATTAGAACCTCTATAAATTCTTCTTGGCACAAAATTAGAGCAAGAATGTGGAATGGTAAAGAGTTTAAAGAAACTCAAGATTTAGATATTACACATATTATAGATAGAATTGGTACTGGTGATGCTTATGCTGCAGGTATTATTCATGGTTTACAAAAGTTCGATGATTATAAAGCTATGGAGTTTGGTAGTGCTGCTTGTGCCATTAAACACACTTATATGGGTGATGTAAATTACGCTACAGAAAGCGATGTAATTAATATTTTAGAAGGAGATACAACTGGTCGATTAAAAAGATAG
- a CDS encoding aminopeptidase P family protein, with protein MKYHPINSALFIKNRQNFASQMKPKSMAIFNSNDIYPISADSTMPFEQHRDIFYLSGVDQEESVLFLFPDCPNESLREVLFVRETNEHIAVWEGEKLTKEAATKTSGIKTIYWLQDLKKVLFEMSSYADTFYINTNEHYRATVETETREDRFTKWLLAKYPAHSVAKSNPILQRLRSVKDQIELDLMQQACNITEKGFRRLLGFVKPDVWEYEIEAELLHEFVRNRSKGFAYTPIIASGNNANVLHYIENNQQCKSGDLILLDVAAEYANYSSDLTRTIPVSGKFSKRQKAVYNAVNHVKKEATKMLTPGVLWKEYHVEVGKVMTSELLKLNLLDKADVQNEDPNWPAYKKYFMHGTSHHIGLDTHDYGLLHEPMQANMVFTVEPGIYIPDEGFGIRLEDDVVIQENGAPFNLMQNIPIEADEIEDLMN; from the coding sequence ATGAAATATCATCCTATAAACTCAGCATTATTTATTAAAAATCGTCAAAATTTTGCTTCACAAATGAAGCCTAAAAGTATGGCTATTTTTAATTCTAATGACATTTATCCTATAAGTGCAGATAGCACTATGCCTTTTGAACAGCATAGAGATATCTTTTATTTAAGTGGAGTAGACCAAGAAGAAAGTGTGTTGTTTTTATTTCCAGATTGCCCAAATGAAAGTTTAAGAGAAGTTTTATTTGTAAGAGAAACTAATGAACATATTGCTGTTTGGGAAGGGGAAAAACTTACCAAAGAAGCTGCCACTAAAACAAGTGGAATAAAAACAATTTACTGGCTACAAGATTTAAAAAAAGTATTGTTTGAAATGAGCAGTTATGCAGATACATTTTACATTAATACTAACGAACATTATAGAGCTACTGTAGAAACAGAAACTCGCGAAGACAGGTTTACAAAATGGTTATTGGCAAAATATCCAGCACATTCTGTTGCAAAAAGCAACCCTATTTTACAGAGGTTGCGTTCGGTTAAAGACCAAATAGAATTGGATTTAATGCAACAAGCGTGTAATATTACTGAAAAAGGTTTTAGAAGGTTATTAGGTTTTGTTAAACCTGATGTTTGGGAATATGAAATTGAAGCAGAATTATTACACGAATTTGTAAGAAATAGATCTAAAGGCTTTGCCTATACACCAATTATTGCAAGCGGTAATAATGCCAATGTTTTACATTATATAGAAAACAATCAGCAGTGTAAAAGTGGCGATTTAATTTTGTTAGATGTTGCAGCAGAATATGCAAATTACTCTTCTGACTTGACAAGAACAATACCAGTTTCTGGAAAATTTTCTAAAAGACAAAAAGCTGTTTATAATGCCGTAAATCACGTTAAAAAAGAAGCTACTAAAATGCTAACTCCTGGTGTTTTATGGAAAGAATATCATGTAGAAGTTGGTAAAGTAATGACGTCTGAATTGTTAAAATTAAATTTATTAGACAAAGCTGATGTGCAAAATGAAGACCCAAATTGGCCAGCTTATAAAAAATATTTTATGCACGGAACCAGTCATCATATAGGTTTAGACACGCATGATTATGGACTTTTACACGAACCAATGCAAGCTAATATGGTTTTTACTGTAGAACCCGGTATTTACATTCCCGATGAAGGTTTTGGCATTCGTTTAGAAGATGATGTTGTAATTCAGGAAAATGGAGCTCCTTTTAATTTAATGCAAAACATACCTATTGAGGCTGATGAAATTGAGGATTTAATGAATTAA
- a CDS encoding DEAD/DEAH box helicase, which translates to MTFKSLGLSDAFIKAVEEKGYTKPSPIQQKAIPQILQGKDVLASAQTGTGKTAGFTLPVLQYLTETKHPKYRPLRALVLTPTRELAAQVYDNVREYSKYVNIKSAVVFGGVKPASQIATLKRGVDILVATPGRLLDLHDQKAVSFKRIDVLILDEADRMLDMGFVRDINKIISFMPAKRQNLMFSATFSKDIKKLANGILKNPVEVETAPQNSTAKKVTHSVFKVDKKRKTEFTVKLIKENNWNQVLIFTRTKHGANKLTQNLVKAKISAAAIHGNKSQGARTKALRDFKDNSIRVLVATDIAARGLDIPLLPHVINYELPNVPEDYVHRIGRTGRAGAKGEAISLVCSEETEYQKEIEKLLKEELNSTVVEGFEPTDTAAPKRAATQKKGSFKKKSNSTSSNTSSTKKPKRKPHFKGNKPNNSSGRGRTGAPKKKRI; encoded by the coding sequence ATGACATTTAAATCTTTAGGCTTATCTGATGCCTTTATAAAAGCAGTAGAAGAAAAAGGATACACAAAACCTTCTCCTATTCAGCAAAAAGCAATACCACAAATTTTACAAGGAAAAGATGTTTTGGCATCTGCACAAACAGGTACAGGAAAAACAGCAGGTTTTACCTTACCCGTTTTACAATATTTAACAGAAACAAAACACCCAAAATACAGACCTTTACGTGCTTTAGTGTTAACTCCAACAAGAGAATTAGCTGCACAAGTTTATGATAATGTAAGAGAATACAGCAAATATGTAAATATAAAATCTGCTGTTGTTTTTGGTGGTGTAAAACCAGCATCACAAATTGCTACACTAAAGAGAGGTGTAGATATTTTAGTAGCCACACCTGGTAGATTATTAGATTTACACGATCAAAAAGCGGTTTCTTTTAAAAGAATTGATGTTTTAATTTTAGATGAAGCAGATAGAATGCTAGATATGGGTTTTGTTAGAGACATTAACAAAATTATCAGTTTTATGCCTGCAAAGCGTCAGAATTTAATGTTTTCTGCAACTTTTTCTAAAGATATAAAAAAGCTAGCCAATGGTATTTTAAAAAACCCTGTTGAGGTTGAAACTGCACCACAAAATTCAACTGCAAAAAAAGTTACTCACAGTGTTTTTAAGGTTGATAAAAAAAGAAAAACAGAGTTTACTGTTAAATTGATAAAAGAGAATAATTGGAATCAAGTTTTAATTTTTACCAGAACAAAACACGGTGCCAATAAACTAACTCAAAACTTAGTAAAAGCTAAGATTTCGGCAGCTGCCATTCATGGTAACAAAAGCCAAGGAGCAAGAACAAAAGCATTAAGAGATTTTAAAGATAATTCCATTAGAGTTTTAGTGGCTACTGATATTGCTGCTCGTGGTTTAGACATTCCATTATTACCACACGTAATTAATTACGAATTGCCAAATGTACCAGAAGATTATGTACATAGAATTGGTAGAACAGGTAGAGCAGGCGCAAAAGGAGAAGCGATTTCTTTAGTTTGTAGCGAAGAAACTGAATATCAAAAAGAAATAGAAAAACTATTAAAAGAAGAATTAAACTCTACTGTAGTAGAAGGTTTTGAACCTACAGATACAGCTGCTCCCAAAAGAGCTGCTACACAAAAGAAAGGTTCTTTTAAAAAGAAAAGTAATTCAACGAGTTCTAATACTTCATCAACCAAAAAACCAAAAAGAAAGCCTCATTTTAAAGGAAATAAACCAAACAACTCTTCTGGAAGAGGTAGAACAGGAGCTCCTAAAAAGAAACGAATTTAG
- a CDS encoding GlsB/YeaQ/YmgE family stress response membrane protein has translation MGLLYTIIIGAICGYIADVLMRDNGFGLLVNIIIGIAGSFVGDWLYGQLGIKINVNPYWLEDIIVGATGAIVILFLVGVLRGTRAKRR, from the coding sequence ATGGGATTATTGTACACGATAATTATTGGTGCTATTTGTGGTTATATAGCAGATGTATTAATGAGAGATAATGGTTTTGGACTATTAGTAAATATTATTATTGGTATTGCTGGTAGTTTTGTTGGTGATTGGCTTTATGGGCAATTAGGCATAAAAATTAACGTAAACCCTTACTGGTTAGAAGATATTATAGTAGGTGCAACTGGTGCCATTGTAATTTTATTTTTAGTGGGTGTTCTAAGAGGAACTCGTGCCAAAAGAAGATAA
- a CDS encoding VPS10 domain-containing protein, whose amino-acid sequence MKKALLLSFVLFSTIVFGQQKTTSASDVNQSLTKKSKMMNSSLVKNINFTNIGPTVMSGRVVDVAVNPNNTTEFYVGYASGGLWYTNNNGTTFTPVLDNSPTQNIGDIAVDWNSGTIWVGTGEKNSSRSSYAGIGMLKSTDKGKTWSNVGLLDSHHISRIVINPNNADEVVVGVIGHLYSSNKERGIFKTVDGGKTWSNKLFINEDTGIIDVAFAPENFNIMYAASWERERKAWNFDGDGKNSAIYKSTDAGNTWTKIADKSGFPVGDGVGRIGLAVFNENTVYALHDSQFRRPKDADKKASDELSKEDFKTMSTDDLLKLEDKKLNTYLKNNGFQEKYRAQNVKQMVRVGSVKPADLASYLEDANSMLFDTPVIGAEVFKTTNGGKSWKKTHKDFLNGVYSSYGYYFGEIRVDLQDENGIYVLGVPIIKSKDGGKTFTSISRENVHSDHQALWVNPKKSGHILNGNDGGLNLSYDDGENWSKLNDPAVGQFYSVYADNQKNYKVYGGLQDNGVWVGANNARINKSWQQSGQNPYESIMGGDGMQVQVDDRNPNIVYTGYQFGNYYRIDREGRNNYIQPKHTLGETPYRFNWQTPILLSKHNQDILYLGGNKLHRSLNQGDDWETISGDLTTGGKKGNVAYGTLTTISESPFQFGLIYVGSDDGYINLTKNGGGSWTRISNNLPQNLWVTRVIASAHKKERVYATLNGYRSDDFTPYVYMSDDYGQTWKNIGKSIPTSAVNVIKEDPENENVLYLGTDNGLYVSFDKGTSWNAFSKNLPNVAVHDLVIQPTAKHLIVGTHGRSLYKADIAPVQKMTKEILSKSTHIFSISDIRKGRNWGRSWSQWRAASEPELSIPFYSSSAKETTVNIYKDDVKVNSISVKADKGFNEFSFDVSFSKNGLKAYKKANEKAKVKAAQNDVFYLPKGKYVVKIGDAKSKFQIK is encoded by the coding sequence ATGAAAAAAGCATTACTCTTAAGTTTCGTTTTATTTTCAACAATTGTTTTTGGTCAACAAAAAACCACAAGCGCATCAGACGTAAATCAATCTTTAACCAAGAAATCTAAAATGATGAATTCTTCTTTGGTTAAAAACATCAACTTTACAAATATTGGACCCACTGTTATGAGTGGTAGAGTTGTAGATGTTGCTGTAAACCCTAATAATACAACAGAATTTTATGTTGGTTATGCTTCTGGTGGTTTATGGTATACCAATAATAACGGAACTACGTTTACACCTGTTTTAGACAATTCTCCAACACAAAATATTGGTGATATTGCTGTAGATTGGAACTCTGGAACAATTTGGGTAGGTACAGGAGAAAAAAACTCATCAAGATCTAGTTATGCTGGTATTGGAATGTTAAAGTCTACGGATAAAGGTAAAACTTGGTCTAATGTTGGTTTGTTAGATTCGCATCATATTAGTAGAATTGTTATCAACCCAAATAATGCTGATGAAGTTGTAGTTGGTGTTATTGGGCATTTATATTCATCAAACAAAGAAAGAGGAATCTTTAAAACTGTTGATGGTGGTAAAACTTGGTCTAATAAATTATTTATTAATGAAGATACAGGAATTATAGATGTTGCATTTGCACCAGAAAATTTTAATATTATGTATGCTGCCTCTTGGGAAAGAGAGCGTAAAGCTTGGAATTTTGATGGCGATGGAAAAAATTCTGCCATTTATAAAAGTACAGATGCAGGAAATACCTGGACAAAAATTGCTGATAAAAGTGGATTTCCTGTGGGTGATGGAGTTGGTAGAATTGGTTTAGCTGTTTTTAATGAAAACACAGTGTATGCTTTGCATGATAGCCAATTTAGAAGACCAAAAGATGCAGATAAAAAAGCTTCTGATGAGTTGTCTAAAGAAGATTTTAAAACAATGTCTACAGACGATTTATTAAAATTAGAGGATAAAAAATTAAATACTTATTTAAAAAACAACGGATTTCAAGAAAAATATAGAGCACAAAATGTGAAGCAAATGGTTAGAGTAGGTTCTGTAAAACCTGCAGATTTAGCGAGTTATTTAGAAGATGCCAACTCTATGTTATTCGATACTCCTGTTATTGGAGCAGAAGTTTTTAAAACTACAAATGGTGGTAAATCTTGGAAAAAAACACACAAAGATTTTTTAAACGGAGTCTATAGTTCTTACGGATATTATTTTGGTGAAATTAGAGTAGATTTACAAGATGAAAACGGAATTTACGTTTTAGGTGTACCTATCATAAAATCTAAAGATGGTGGAAAAACATTTACGTCTATTAGTAGAGAAAATGTACATTCAGATCATCAAGCATTGTGGGTAAATCCTAAAAAATCGGGTCATATTTTAAATGGTAATGATGGTGGTTTAAACCTTTCTTATGATGATGGAGAAAACTGGAGTAAATTAAACGATCCTGCTGTTGGGCAATTTTACTCAGTATATGCAGACAATCAAAAAAACTATAAAGTGTATGGTGGTTTGCAAGACAATGGAGTTTGGGTTGGCGCAAACAATGCAAGAATTAATAAAAGCTGGCAGCAATCTGGTCAAAATCCTTACGAATCGATTATGGGTGGAGATGGAATGCAAGTACAAGTTGATGACAGAAACCCAAACATTGTGTATACAGGTTATCAATTTGGAAATTATTATAGAATAGACAGAGAAGGACGAAATAATTACATTCAGCCAAAACACACTTTAGGCGAAACTCCTTATCGTTTTAATTGGCAAACTCCAATTTTATTGTCAAAACACAATCAAGATATTTTATATTTAGGAGGTAATAAATTACACAGATCTTTAAATCAAGGAGATGATTGGGAAACCATTTCTGGCGATTTAACAACTGGAGGCAAAAAAGGAAATGTTGCTTATGGTACGTTAACTACAATTTCAGAAAGTCCTTTTCAATTTGGTTTAATTTACGTGGGTTCTGATGATGGTTATATCAATTTAACAAAAAACGGAGGTGGAAGCTGGACAAGGATTTCTAATAATTTACCGCAAAATTTATGGGTAACTAGAGTTATTGCATCAGCACACAAAAAAGAAAGAGTGTATGCAACTTTAAACGGTTATAGATCAGACGATTTTACACCTTATGTATATATGTCTGATGATTATGGACAAACTTGGAAAAATATAGGTAAATCAATACCTACATCAGCAGTAAATGTAATTAAAGAAGATCCAGAAAACGAAAATGTGTTGTATTTAGGTACAGATAATGGTTTATATGTTTCTTTTGATAAAGGTACTTCTTGGAATGCCTTTAGTAAAAACTTGCCAAATGTTGCAGTACACGATTTGGTAATTCAACCAACTGCAAAACATTTAATTGTTGGTACGCACGGACGTAGTTTATATAAAGCAGATATTGCTCCTGTTCAAAAAATGACAAAAGAAATTTTATCAAAATCTACGCATATTTTTTCTATTTCTGATATTAGAAAAGGTAGAAATTGGGGGCGTTCTTGGAGTCAGTGGAGAGCAGCAAGTGAACCTGAATTAAGTATCCCTTTTTACTCAAGTTCTGCAAAAGAAACTACCGTAAATATTTATAAAGATGATGTAAAAGTAAACTCAATTTCTGTAAAAGCAGACAAAGGTTTTAACGAGTTTTCTTTTGATGTTTCTTTTTCAAAAAATGGTCTTAAAGCTTATAAGAAAGCAAATGAAAAAGCAAAAGTAAAAGCCGCTCAAAATGATGTTTTCTATTTACCAAAAGGTAAATACGTAGTAAAAATTGGCGATGCTAAAAGTAAATTTCAAATTAAGTAA
- a CDS encoding DUF6973 domain-containing protein → MKTSLISFCLFLAISINAQSNFNRFLKLSKPLKSWVALHPFKAKKALLISEETIRISDSIAKTDLLDGDASGGQVDAFRHAFWMARLHQEIGKSAAKALGKAHEKENYLTFKKNKLEDGFVPDKISSEMDLWNNEQGLKLIVKGSETSKNGLIFRVVNAILAGKMKIIKKDKKGNFLSCKGDVISTEDLKGKWKNNKCLVLSNSKN, encoded by the coding sequence ATGAAGACTTCTCTAATTTCTTTTTGTCTGTTTTTAGCTATTTCAATAAATGCACAATCTAATTTTAATAGGTTTTTAAAGCTTTCTAAACCTTTAAAGAGTTGGGTTGCATTACATCCTTTTAAAGCAAAAAAAGCCTTATTAATTTCAGAAGAAACCATAAGAATTTCAGATTCTATTGCTAAAACAGATTTATTAGATGGTGATGCTTCTGGTGGACAAGTAGATGCTTTTAGGCACGCATTTTGGATGGCAAGATTGCACCAAGAAATTGGTAAATCTGCAGCTAAAGCCTTAGGAAAAGCGCATGAAAAAGAAAACTACCTAACTTTTAAAAAGAATAAACTGGAAGATGGTTTTGTACCAGATAAAATATCTTCAGAAATGGACTTATGGAATAATGAACAAGGTCTAAAATTGATTGTAAAAGGAAGTGAAACCTCTAAAAATGGATTAATTTTTAGAGTGGTTAACGCAATTTTAGCGGGTAAAATGAAAATCATCAAAAAAGATAAAAAAGGTAATTTTTTAAGTTGTAAAGGTGATGTTATTTCTACAGAAGATTTAAAAGGAAAATGGAAGAATAATAAATGTTTGGTATTATCAAACAGTAAAAATTAA
- a CDS encoding succinate dehydrogenase cytochrome b subunit produces MSGFFKSSIGRKVAMALSAFFLMFFLIMHLSVNLLSLFSEDAFNTASHFMGTNPLVQFALQPVLILGVVFHFVMGFILELKNRKAQGVAYAKNNGAANSTWMSRNMIYSGIAILAFIILHFIDFWIPELNTKYVVGDMSGLHDGSFRYYHELVEKFHNPLRVAAYVIAFVFLGLHLAHGFTSAFQSMGATAGRKKALQNFGKAYSIIIPLGFIIIALYHHLFNNH; encoded by the coding sequence ATGAGCGGATTTTTCAAATCTTCAATTGGAAGGAAAGTAGCAATGGCGCTTTCTGCTTTCTTCCTCATGTTTTTCTTAATAATGCATTTATCAGTAAATTTATTATCACTCTTTAGTGAAGATGCATTTAATACTGCTTCCCATTTTATGGGAACAAATCCTTTAGTGCAATTTGCATTACAGCCTGTTTTAATATTGGGTGTTGTTTTTCATTTTGTAATGGGTTTTATTTTAGAACTTAAAAATAGAAAAGCACAGGGTGTTGCTTATGCTAAAAACAACGGAGCAGCAAATTCTACTTGGATGAGTAGAAATATGATTTACAGCGGAATTGCAATTCTTGCTTTTATCATTTTACACTTCATCGATTTTTGGATTCCAGAATTAAACACAAAATATGTTGTGGGAGATATGTCTGGTTTACATGATGGTAGTTTTAGATATTACCATGAATTGGTAGAAAAATTCCATAATCCACTAAGAGTTGCGGCTTATGTAATTGCTTTTGTTTTCTTAGGCTTACATTTAGCGCACGGTTTTACTTCTGCTTTCCAATCTATGGGAGCAACAGCAGGACGTAAAAAAGCATTACAAAACTTTGGTAAAGCGTATTCAATTATTATTCCTTTAGGATTTATAATTATCGCTTTATATCATCATTTATTTAATAACCATTAA
- a CDS encoding fumarate reductase/succinate dehydrogenase flavoprotein subunit, translating to MALDSRVPQGPIKDKWTDYKNKINLVNPANKRHIDIIVVGTGLAGGSAAATLAELGYNVKAFAYQDSPRRAHSIAAQGGINAAKNYQGDGDSTYRLFYDTVKGGDYRSREANVYRLAEVSANIIDQCVAQGVPFARDYGGLLDNRSFGGVLVSRTFYAKGQTGQQLLLGAYSAMNRQIARGKIEMFNRHEMLDVVLVDGKARGIITRNLITGEIERHSAHAVVIASGGYGNVYFLSTNAMGSNVTAGWKIHKKGAYFANPCYTQIHPTCIPRSGDYQSKLTLMSESLRNDGRIWVPKNMEDVLAIREGKKKPTDLSEDERDYYLERRYPAFGNLVPRDVASRAAKERCDAGYGVNATGEAVYLDFAAAIDRYGKEQAKIHNIENASAAKIYELGQAIVEAKYGNLFQMYEKIVDQNPYETPMMIYPAVHYTMGGVWVDYNLMTTIPGCYCIGEANFSDHGANRLGASALMQGLADGYFVLPYTIGDYLADDIRTGKISTETPEFEAAEKEVKERIEFFVNNEGTNSVDYYHKKLGKIMWDKCGMSRNEKGLKEAIEEISQLRKDFWKNVSVPGGSEEYNEELAKAGRVADFLELGELFAKDALVREESCGGHFREESAEESGPQKGEAKRDDENFAFVSAWEYKGEPKEAVLHKEELEFNDIELKQRSYK from the coding sequence ATGGCTTTAGATTCAAGAGTACCTCAAGGTCCAATTAAAGATAAATGGACAGATTATAAAAACAAAATTAATTTAGTAAACCCAGCCAACAAACGTCATATAGACATTATAGTTGTAGGTACAGGTTTAGCAGGTGGTTCTGCTGCTGCAACTTTAGCAGAGTTAGGCTACAACGTAAAAGCATTTGCTTATCAAGATTCTCCAAGAAGAGCGCATTCAATTGCAGCCCAAGGAGGTATTAATGCAGCAAAAAACTATCAAGGAGATGGTGATTCTACTTACAGATTATTTTATGATACTGTAAAAGGAGGAGATTACAGATCTCGTGAAGCAAACGTATATCGTTTAGCAGAAGTTTCTGCAAATATTATAGATCAATGTGTGGCACAAGGTGTACCTTTTGCACGTGATTATGGTGGTTTATTAGACAACCGTTCTTTTGGTGGAGTTTTAGTTTCTAGAACTTTTTATGCAAAAGGGCAAACAGGTCAGCAATTATTATTAGGTGCATATTCTGCAATGAACAGACAAATTGCACGTGGTAAAATAGAAATGTTTAACAGACATGAAATGTTAGATGTTGTTTTGGTTGATGGTAAAGCAAGAGGAATTATAACTCGTAACTTAATTACAGGAGAAATTGAGCGCCATTCAGCACACGCAGTGGTTATTGCTTCTGGTGGTTATGGTAACGTATATTTCTTATCTACCAATGCAATGGGTTCTAATGTTACTGCTGGATGGAAAATCCACAAAAAAGGAGCATATTTTGCAAATCCTTGTTATACGCAAATTCATCCAACATGTATTCCACGTTCAGGAGATTATCAATCAAAATTAACGTTGATGTCAGAATCTTTACGTAACGATGGTCGTATTTGGGTTCCTAAAAATATGGAAGATGTTTTAGCCATAAGAGAAGGAAAGAAAAAACCTACAGATTTATCTGAAGACGAAAGAGATTATTATTTAGAAAGACGTTATCCAGCTTTTGGTAACTTAGTACCAAGAGATGTTGCTTCTAGAGCTGCAAAAGAAAGATGTGATGCTGGTTATGGAGTTAATGCAACAGGAGAAGCTGTTTATTTAGATTTTGCTGCTGCCATAGATCGTTATGGAAAAGAGCAAGCTAAAATACATAATATAGAAAATGCATCTGCTGCAAAAATTTACGAATTAGGGCAAGCAATTGTAGAAGCTAAATATGGTAACTTATTCCAGATGTACGAAAAAATCGTAGATCAAAACCCATACGAAACTCCAATGATGATTTATCCAGCAGTACACTATACAATGGGTGGTGTTTGGGTTGATTATAACCTAATGACAACTATTCCTGGATGCTATTGTATTGGTGAGGCTAACTTCTCAGATCATGGTGCAAATAGATTAGGAGCATCTGCATTAATGCAAGGTTTAGCAGATGGTTATTTTGTACTGCCTTATACTATTGGAGATTATTTAGCCGATGATATTAGAACAGGAAAAATATCAACAGAAACTCCAGAGTTTGAAGCTGCAGAAAAAGAAGTAAAAGAAAGAATAGAATTCTTTGTAAATAACGAAGGAACAAATTCTGTAGATTATTACCACAAAAAATTAGGAAAAATTATGTGGGATAAATGTGGAATGTCTAGAAACGAAAAAGGATTAAAAGAAGCCATAGAAGAAATTTCTCAATTAAGAAAAGACTTCTGGAAAAATGTTTCTGTTCCTGGTGGAAGTGAAGAATATAATGAAGAATTGGCAAAAGCAGGTAGAGTTGCAGATTTCTTAGAGTTAGGAGAGTTGTTTGCAAAAGATGCTTTGGTAAGAGAAGAATCTTGTGGAGGACACTTTAGAGAAGAGTCTGCAGAAGAATCTGGTCCACAAAAAGGAGAAGCAAAAAGAGATGACGAAAACTTTGCTTTTGTTTCTGCTTGGGAGTATAAAGGAGAGCCAAAAGAAGCTGTTTTGCATAAAGAAGAATTAGAGTTTAACGATATTGAATTGAAACAACGTTCATATAAATAA